One segment of Polyangiaceae bacterium DNA contains the following:
- a CDS encoding ATP-dependent DNA helicase RecQ, which translates to MGSPHVIATRVEALQAMCDDAERSAEAQRELWQLRRAYRDNAAAFGENEIAALRNVADRVASHHKSAATRVLRETFGYPEFRRGQREIIEAVLSSRDCIGVMPTGAGKSLTFQIPSRVLGGVTLVVSPLIALMKDQVDALNEVGLSATFLNSSVSLEERDERVRRIRAGEVELVYVAPEGLQASAGRLLEGLPISLIAVDEAHCISQWGHDFRPAYRGLMGLKRRFADVPILALTATATEAVTRDIAEQLAMRAPVTFRGSFFRDNLKLFAIRKGSSESGKKVPGVGKAITGFVRSRPRQSGIVYCLSRKSTEKTTEQLTAAGVRAAAYHAGLEPEERTRVQDAFRSDDVDVVVATIAFGMGIDKPDVRFVVHRDLPRSIEGYYQEIGRAGRDGLESECVLFYSFSEVIAYDRFADDLTDEQAERQSRMVREMFDFAESASCRHRSLAQWFGEAIEPCGASCDRCRPADILGTLISRPQPRRVVAELSDGADEALFSALKALRRDLAKARHVPAYVVFNDRTLLEMATRRPQTLAELSAVPGVGPRKLSVYGKAFLEVLKNPHI; encoded by the coding sequence ATGGGAAGCCCCCACGTCATCGCTACCCGTGTGGAAGCACTGCAAGCGATGTGCGATGACGCGGAGCGCTCCGCTGAGGCACAACGCGAGCTGTGGCAGCTGCGACGTGCCTACCGGGACAACGCTGCAGCGTTTGGTGAGAACGAGATCGCCGCGCTTCGGAACGTCGCCGACCGTGTAGCGTCTCACCACAAGAGCGCAGCAACCCGGGTGCTACGCGAGACCTTCGGTTATCCCGAGTTTCGCCGCGGCCAACGCGAGATCATCGAGGCCGTGCTCTCGAGTCGCGACTGCATCGGCGTCATGCCCACGGGTGCAGGCAAGTCCTTGACCTTCCAGATCCCATCACGAGTGCTGGGTGGGGTGACCTTGGTCGTGTCGCCCTTGATTGCATTGATGAAGGACCAAGTCGACGCGCTGAACGAAGTAGGGCTCAGCGCCACCTTCCTGAACTCCTCGGTCAGCCTGGAAGAGCGCGATGAGCGTGTGCGCCGCATCCGCGCGGGCGAGGTCGAACTGGTGTACGTCGCCCCGGAAGGGCTGCAGGCCTCCGCGGGGCGCCTACTGGAAGGCCTGCCGATTTCCCTGATTGCAGTCGACGAGGCGCATTGCATCAGCCAATGGGGACATGACTTTCGCCCGGCCTACCGCGGCTTGATGGGACTCAAGCGCCGCTTCGCGGACGTGCCCATCCTGGCCCTGACGGCCACCGCCACCGAAGCCGTGACTCGCGATATCGCGGAGCAGCTCGCCATGCGCGCGCCCGTGACGTTTCGTGGCAGCTTCTTTCGCGACAACCTGAAGCTCTTCGCCATCAGGAAGGGTAGCAGCGAAAGCGGAAAGAAGGTTCCCGGCGTGGGCAAGGCCATCACCGGCTTCGTGCGCTCGCGTCCACGTCAGAGCGGCATCGTCTACTGCTTGTCGCGCAAGTCCACGGAGAAGACCACCGAGCAGCTCACTGCGGCGGGGGTTCGCGCGGCGGCCTACCACGCCGGCCTGGAACCCGAGGAGCGCACCCGCGTGCAGGACGCTTTCCGTAGCGACGACGTGGACGTGGTGGTGGCGACGATTGCTTTCGGCATGGGCATCGACAAGCCCGACGTGCGCTTCGTCGTGCATCGCGATCTGCCCCGCTCCATCGAAGGCTACTATCAGGAGATTGGGCGCGCAGGCCGTGACGGCCTGGAGAGCGAGTGCGTACTGTTTTATTCCTTCTCCGAAGTCATCGCCTACGACCGGTTCGCCGATGATTTGACCGACGAGCAGGCCGAGCGACAGAGCCGGATGGTGCGCGAGATGTTCGACTTCGCCGAATCCGCCTCGTGCCGTCACCGCAGCCTGGCGCAATGGTTTGGCGAGGCCATCGAGCCCTGCGGAGCGTCCTGCGACCGCTGTCGGCCGGCGGACATACTCGGCACGCTCATTTCCCGCCCGCAGCCGCGCCGCGTCGTGGCGGAGCTGTCCGATGGCGCCGACGAAGCGCTGTTCTCGGCGCTCAAGGCGCTCCGTCGGGATCTGGCGAAAGCCCGCCATGTTCCGGCCTACGTCGTGTTCAACGACCGCACGCTGTTGGAGATGGCCACTCGCCGTCCGCAGACCCTGGCAGAGCTGTCCGCGGTGCCCGGGGTTGGGCCCCGCAAGCTCTCGGTGTACGGCAAAGCCTTTTTGGAAGTGTTGAAAAACCCACACATCTGA
- the treS gene encoding maltose alpha-D-glucosyltransferase, with protein MTDSRWYQDAIFYELRLRSFFDANGDGIGDFRGLTDKLDYLADVGVTALWLLPFYPSPMRDDGYDIADYTSVDPCVGTLRDFKRFLKEAHRRGLKVVTELVLNHTSDKHPWFQRARRAPPGSPERNFYVWSDDPKKYSGVRIIFTDTEQSNWTWDPVAKAYYWHRFFSHQPDLNFDNPVVQKAMMAALDFWLGLGVDGLRLDAVPYLYEREGTTCENLPETHAFLRKLRRHVDRRFSDRMLLAEANQWPEDAVAYFGAGDECHMAFHFPIMPRLFMALRMEDSFPILDILEQTPEIPEGCQWAIFLRNHDELTLEMVTDEERDFMNRAYAADPQMRINVGIRRRLAPLLENNRRRLELMNALLFSLPGTPVMYYGDEIGMGDNIYLGDRNGVRTPMQWSPDRNAGFSRANPQRLYLPPVVDPEYHYEAINVETQQRNPSSLLWWTKRLIALRKQFPAFGRGSFEPLTPHNRRVLAFVRRHEDEVILVVVNLSRFSQYAELDLSEHEGRVPVELFGRERFPVIDSANYRFTLGPHAFHWFSLESAREDEGVGLRGEADLPALEASGSWLGIFQTRGRSRPPVERVLATYLPRQRWFRSKSRPLKTVRLTDALPLAAGAQAPRLVLVEADFEAGEPELYCLILGVTEGHREDALAELSVKTKRGAERYALVDLSEDRGAAELLVGLLGRKRPPRNEEMSLRGHLSLTPAELEELTARPLGREQSNTAFVLGDRAVLKLLRRVELGESVELGTLTHLAGQRPHVAVPELLGHLELCWENGEHATLGILQEFVHNQGDAWQLTLEELRRFFELTLMERLDGANAPLRTGSLLAHVNAAPPAVLSERTGLWFSRMELLGQRTGELHLALANAEEGPFQPDRFNALSRRSLYQSLRNLSSRTFDLLRKSKQSLPDEVLQEVLESERRVRTRLGFLLNVPVTAKRIRVHGDLHLGQVLCAGSDFVIIDFEGEPARPLSERRRLRSPLVDVAGMLRSFHYAAYGTLAGEMPGSDVRREDAEFLMPWADAWWHATSTSYLKGYLSVTSEGDLLPDDAEQREGLLDLYVMEKALYEIGYELNHRPAWAVIPMRGLLATLG; from the coding sequence ATGACTGATTCTCGCTGGTACCAAGACGCCATTTTCTACGAGCTACGATTGCGCTCCTTCTTCGACGCCAACGGGGATGGCATCGGAGATTTCCGCGGACTCACGGACAAGCTCGACTACTTGGCGGACGTGGGGGTCACCGCTCTGTGGCTGCTGCCCTTTTATCCGTCGCCCATGCGCGACGATGGATATGACATCGCCGACTACACCAGCGTCGATCCCTGCGTGGGCACGCTCCGCGATTTCAAGCGCTTCCTGAAAGAGGCGCATCGTCGCGGGCTGAAGGTCGTCACCGAGCTAGTGCTCAACCACACTTCGGACAAGCACCCGTGGTTCCAGCGGGCGCGCCGCGCGCCGCCGGGTTCTCCGGAGCGGAACTTCTACGTGTGGAGCGACGACCCCAAGAAGTACTCGGGCGTGCGCATCATCTTCACGGACACCGAGCAGAGCAATTGGACTTGGGACCCCGTCGCCAAGGCCTACTACTGGCATCGCTTCTTTTCGCACCAGCCGGACTTGAACTTCGACAACCCGGTCGTGCAGAAGGCGATGATGGCCGCGCTGGATTTCTGGCTCGGCCTTGGAGTGGACGGTCTGCGCCTGGACGCCGTCCCCTACTTGTACGAACGCGAGGGAACGACCTGCGAGAACCTGCCCGAGACCCACGCGTTCCTGCGCAAGCTGCGACGACACGTCGACCGGCGCTTCTCCGACCGAATGCTGTTGGCGGAAGCGAATCAGTGGCCCGAGGATGCCGTGGCCTACTTTGGCGCTGGCGACGAGTGTCACATGGCGTTCCACTTTCCAATCATGCCGCGGCTGTTCATGGCGCTGCGCATGGAGGACAGCTTTCCAATTCTCGACATCTTGGAGCAGACGCCAGAAATTCCCGAAGGCTGTCAGTGGGCGATCTTCCTACGCAACCACGATGAGCTGACGTTGGAGATGGTCACGGACGAAGAGCGTGACTTCATGAACCGCGCCTACGCCGCGGATCCACAAATGCGGATCAACGTGGGCATTCGTCGCCGCCTGGCGCCGTTGCTCGAAAACAACCGTCGCCGTCTGGAGCTGATGAATGCGCTCCTGTTCTCACTGCCCGGCACGCCCGTCATGTACTACGGCGACGAAATCGGCATGGGGGACAACATCTACCTGGGTGACCGCAACGGCGTGCGCACGCCCATGCAGTGGAGCCCGGACCGCAACGCGGGATTCTCCCGTGCCAATCCTCAGCGGCTGTACCTGCCACCGGTGGTGGATCCGGAGTACCACTACGAAGCGATCAACGTGGAGACCCAGCAGCGCAACCCCAGCTCGCTGCTGTGGTGGACCAAACGCCTGATCGCGCTGCGCAAGCAATTCCCGGCCTTTGGCCGCGGTAGCTTCGAGCCCCTGACGCCACACAATCGCCGCGTGCTCGCTTTCGTGCGTCGCCATGAAGATGAGGTCATCCTCGTCGTCGTCAACCTGTCGCGGTTTTCGCAGTACGCGGAGTTGGATCTTTCCGAGCACGAGGGCCGAGTGCCCGTCGAGTTGTTCGGGCGTGAGCGCTTTCCCGTCATCGACTCAGCGAACTATCGCTTCACCTTGGGCCCCCACGCTTTCCATTGGTTCTCTCTGGAGTCGGCGCGCGAGGACGAAGGTGTCGGCCTTCGCGGCGAAGCGGACCTACCGGCACTGGAGGCATCGGGTTCGTGGCTCGGAATCTTTCAGACGCGCGGTCGCAGTCGCCCACCCGTCGAACGCGTCCTGGCGACGTATCTGCCTCGGCAGCGCTGGTTCAGAAGCAAGTCTCGCCCCCTGAAGACCGTGCGACTGACGGATGCGTTGCCCCTGGCTGCCGGTGCTCAGGCTCCTCGCTTGGTGCTGGTGGAGGCCGACTTCGAAGCCGGCGAGCCGGAGCTCTATTGTCTGATTCTCGGAGTGACCGAGGGACACCGCGAGGATGCTTTGGCCGAACTGTCGGTCAAGACCAAGCGCGGTGCCGAGCGCTACGCCCTCGTCGATCTCAGCGAGGACCGCGGGGCTGCGGAGCTTCTGGTTGGGCTCTTGGGGCGCAAACGCCCACCACGCAACGAGGAAATGAGTCTGCGCGGTCATCTGTCGCTCACGCCGGCGGAACTCGAGGAGCTGACTGCTCGCCCGCTGGGGCGGGAGCAATCCAATACCGCGTTCGTTCTAGGTGATCGCGCCGTGCTCAAGCTGCTGCGTCGCGTCGAGCTCGGGGAAAGCGTGGAGCTCGGGACGCTGACGCACCTTGCGGGACAGCGCCCACACGTCGCGGTACCTGAGCTTCTCGGACACCTGGAGTTGTGCTGGGAGAACGGAGAGCACGCGACTCTCGGCATCCTCCAGGAGTTCGTACACAACCAAGGCGACGCCTGGCAGCTCACCCTGGAAGAGTTGCGACGATTCTTCGAGTTGACGTTGATGGAGCGCTTGGATGGCGCGAACGCTCCCCTGCGTACGGGATCGCTCTTGGCGCATGTCAATGCTGCTCCGCCTGCGGTGCTGAGCGAACGCACCGGCCTGTGGTTCTCTCGAATGGAACTCTTGGGTCAACGCACCGGCGAGCTTCATCTGGCCCTTGCCAACGCGGAGGAAGGGCCCTTCCAGCCGGACCGCTTCAATGCCCTCAGTCGCCGCTCGCTGTATCAGTCGCTGCGCAACTTGTCGTCGCGAACCTTCGACCTGCTGCGCAAGAGCAAGCAGTCTCTGCCCGACGAAGTTCTGCAAGAGGTACTCGAGAGCGAGCGCCGTGTACGTACCCGCCTCGGATTCTTGCTGAACGTGCCTGTCACGGCGAAGCGAATTCGCGTGCACGGCGATCTACACCTGGGTCAGGTTCTTTGCGCCGGCAGTGATTTCGTGATCATCGATTTCGAGGGCGAACCGGCCCGCCCCTTGAGTGAACGCCGGCGGCTGCGTAGCCCTCTGGTGGACGTGGCAGGCATGTTGCGATCTTTCCACTACGCAGCGTACGGCACCCTCGCCGGGGAGATGCCCGGCAGCGACGTTCGTCGCGAGGACGCCGAGTTTCTCATGCCTTGGGCGGATGCCTGGTGGCATGCGACGAGTACCAGCTACTTGAAAGGCTACCTGTCCGTGACCTCGGAAGGCGACCTTCTGCCTGACGACGCCGAGCAACGAGAAGGCCTGCTGGACCTCTACGTCATGGAGAAGGCCTTGTACGAGATCGGTTACGAGCTCAACCACCGTCCAGCCTGGGCCGTCATTCCCATGCGCGGCCTGCTGGCGACGTTGGGCTGA
- a CDS encoding ABC-F family ATP-binding cassette domain-containing protein gives MRPVLRLDSVSKRHGKQILFLEASMSVNAGEKVGLVGPNGAGKSTIFRMVVKEEEPDGGNVILDRGVTVGYFSQDVGEMAGCSVVDATMAGAGEVSTLKHELHELEHAMADPDQADALEANIERFGVVQSRFDELGGYALEARAREILAGLGFRAQVVDDDVGKLSGGWKMRVALARILLMRPNLLLLDEPTNHLDIESIIWLEQFLKGFEGALIITSHDRELLNRLVTKIVEIDSGDLTTYSGNYDFYEAQREQLAAQAEAQYARQQAMLAKEKAFIARFKARASHAAQVQSRVKKLEKIDVVEPPKKRRVVEFEFRQPERSGEDVVKLEGVHKAYGDLVVYDQFDFLIRRQERWCVMGVNGAGKSTLLKLVAGATKPDSGSVTVGASVKLGYFAQHAMELLDAGDSVLGHLERNFPHATGGTLRTLAGAFGFSGDDVDKSCRVLSGGEKARLVLATMLFHPPNFLVLDEPTNHLDMETKEILVKALSGFEGTMLFVSHDRKFLGALSNRVLELSDGQVRAYGGGYTEYVSESGHEAPGVG, from the coding sequence GTGCGCCCCGTGTTACGCCTCGACTCGGTCTCCAAGCGCCACGGAAAGCAGATCCTGTTCCTGGAGGCCTCCATGAGTGTGAACGCCGGCGAGAAGGTCGGCCTGGTGGGTCCCAACGGTGCCGGCAAGTCCACGATCTTCCGCATGGTGGTCAAAGAGGAAGAGCCCGACGGTGGCAACGTCATTCTCGATCGCGGTGTGACCGTTGGCTACTTCAGTCAGGACGTGGGCGAGATGGCTGGCTGCAGCGTCGTGGATGCGACGATGGCGGGCGCCGGCGAGGTCAGCACCCTCAAGCACGAGCTGCACGAACTGGAACACGCCATGGCCGATCCCGATCAGGCCGATGCACTGGAAGCCAACATCGAACGATTCGGCGTGGTGCAGTCGCGTTTCGACGAGCTCGGCGGCTATGCGCTGGAGGCGAGGGCACGGGAGATCCTCGCTGGTCTGGGCTTTCGGGCCCAAGTGGTGGACGACGACGTCGGCAAGCTCAGCGGTGGTTGGAAGATGCGCGTGGCGCTCGCGAGGATTCTGCTGATGCGGCCGAACCTTCTGCTGCTCGACGAGCCCACGAACCACCTGGACATCGAGAGCATCATCTGGCTGGAGCAGTTCCTGAAGGGGTTCGAGGGAGCGCTGATCATCACGTCCCACGATCGCGAGCTACTGAATCGCCTGGTGACGAAGATCGTGGAAATCGACAGTGGCGATCTCACGACCTACTCGGGCAACTACGACTTCTACGAGGCGCAACGCGAGCAACTCGCAGCTCAGGCTGAAGCCCAGTACGCGCGACAGCAGGCGATGCTAGCCAAGGAGAAAGCCTTCATCGCGCGCTTCAAGGCTCGCGCCAGCCACGCCGCCCAGGTGCAGTCACGCGTAAAGAAGCTGGAGAAGATCGACGTCGTCGAACCTCCCAAGAAGCGACGCGTCGTCGAGTTCGAGTTTCGGCAGCCAGAGCGCTCGGGCGAGGACGTGGTCAAGCTCGAGGGCGTGCACAAGGCCTATGGCGACCTGGTGGTCTACGATCAATTCGATTTCCTGATTCGGCGTCAAGAACGTTGGTGCGTGATGGGGGTGAACGGTGCGGGCAAGTCGACGCTGCTGAAGCTCGTGGCGGGCGCGACCAAGCCCGACAGCGGCAGCGTCACGGTCGGGGCGAGCGTCAAGCTCGGCTACTTCGCTCAGCACGCCATGGAGCTGCTGGACGCAGGGGACTCCGTGCTCGGCCACTTGGAGCGCAACTTCCCGCACGCCACGGGCGGCACGCTCCGCACCTTGGCGGGCGCCTTCGGCTTTTCGGGTGATGATGTCGACAAGTCCTGCCGCGTTCTGTCAGGTGGCGAGAAGGCGCGCTTGGTCCTGGCCACGATGCTCTTTCATCCGCCCAACTTCCTGGTGCTGGACGAGCCCACCAACCATCTCGACATGGAGACCAAGGAAATCCTGGTCAAGGCTCTGTCCGGCTTCGAAGGCACGATGTTGTTCGTGTCACACGATCGCAAGTTCCTCGGTGCGCTCAGCAACCGGGTGCTCGAGCTCAGCGATGGCCAGGTTCGCGCGTACGGCGGGGGCTACACCGAGTACGTGAGCGAGAGCGGTCACGAGGCGCCGGGCGTAGGCTGA
- a CDS encoding radical SAM protein, with amino-acid sequence MGAELLGLRPGLVFAGAQLMDVAAVGAAAHLALRLPSGEALTFVLDLTGPVGPFPQCPTLTYRSTPLPFSVVEPIGHALAQAIAAAASGALPAQLRAWQGEASSLEANLDALVDRPGRSLRVAEFSSADLIAARPCVVPWTRLELGFAQQVGPCCADFQVQPQTATGPPLDLWQSAPLRGFRRALASPGHPATCRRSCPRLAGRSDALDSLVLRGGTRAFVDNQRLALSAIIAGDERPRNTPLELVVSTTSHCNYDCLMCHFGQEGSLSDEPPASFYASLEPLWPGLARFEALGGEPLASPVFRDFLAGPTLRQYPDVRVALTTNGSYLTAAELDRLAGVSFEHLTISLNAATPDTYRDVNRGLPWLRIRHNLDALLDRKRNRHNPESVSYSMVILRRNHGEIAAFAELAEKDGVGVRFMLPMNDRGGQSFLTDAGLMREVEAQLREVARRLHARGQIGDARRASGEAEVLRDRLARGVLRPLPDDVVQLRRG; translated from the coding sequence ATGGGCGCTGAACTCCTAGGACTCCGCCCCGGGCTGGTGTTTGCCGGGGCGCAGCTGATGGACGTCGCTGCCGTTGGAGCGGCGGCGCATCTCGCGCTGCGGCTGCCGAGCGGCGAGGCGCTCACCTTCGTTCTCGATCTCACGGGCCCGGTGGGACCCTTCCCCCAATGCCCGACGCTCACCTATCGTTCGACGCCTCTGCCCTTTTCCGTCGTCGAGCCCATCGGTCACGCACTGGCGCAGGCGATTGCTGCGGCTGCGAGTGGCGCGCTGCCGGCGCAGCTGCGGGCCTGGCAGGGCGAGGCATCGAGTTTGGAAGCGAATCTCGACGCTCTGGTCGATCGCCCCGGCCGCAGCCTGCGGGTGGCCGAATTCTCGAGCGCGGACCTGATCGCAGCGCGTCCCTGCGTCGTCCCCTGGACTCGGTTGGAGCTCGGCTTTGCCCAGCAAGTGGGGCCGTGCTGCGCGGACTTCCAAGTGCAGCCGCAGACAGCCACCGGTCCACCCTTGGATTTGTGGCAGTCGGCGCCGCTGCGAGGGTTTCGTCGGGCGCTTGCGTCACCGGGACACCCGGCTACGTGTCGGCGCAGTTGCCCGCGCCTCGCGGGAAGATCCGACGCCCTCGATAGCCTGGTGCTTCGCGGCGGCACACGTGCGTTCGTCGACAATCAACGACTAGCGCTTTCGGCCATCATCGCCGGTGACGAGCGGCCGAGGAATACGCCTCTCGAACTCGTGGTCTCGACTACGAGTCACTGCAACTACGACTGCCTGATGTGTCACTTCGGTCAGGAAGGCAGCCTGTCCGACGAGCCCCCTGCGAGCTTCTACGCGTCCCTCGAGCCCCTGTGGCCAGGTCTGGCGCGCTTCGAAGCCTTGGGTGGGGAGCCTCTGGCCTCGCCCGTGTTTCGCGACTTCTTGGCGGGACCCACCTTGCGGCAGTACCCAGACGTGCGAGTTGCGCTCACCACGAACGGCTCCTACCTGACCGCGGCAGAGCTGGACAGGTTGGCCGGCGTGAGCTTCGAGCATCTGACGATCAGCCTCAACGCCGCTACGCCGGACACCTATCGAGACGTCAATCGCGGGCTGCCGTGGTTACGCATTCGGCACAACCTCGACGCGCTGCTGGATCGGAAGCGCAATCGACACAACCCCGAGTCCGTCAGCTACAGCATGGTGATCCTGCGCCGCAACCATGGAGAGATCGCGGCCTTCGCCGAGTTGGCCGAGAAGGATGGGGTGGGCGTGCGCTTCATGCTGCCGATGAATGACCGCGGCGGGCAGAGCTTTCTGACCGACGCGGGACTGATGCGCGAAGTGGAAGCACAGCTGCGTGAAGTGGCGCGCCGTCTTCACGCGCGCGGGCAGATTGGGGACGCCCGTCGAGCCAGCGGTGAGGCCGAAGTCCTGCGAGACCGGCTTGCCCGAGGCGTCCTGCGCCCCTTGCCCGACGACGTCGTGCAGCTCCGGCGCGGCTGA
- the glgX gene encoding glycogen debranching protein GlgX, translating to MRIWPGLPYPLGATWDGEGVNFAVFSHGAELMELCLFDARGRETRVSMQERDARVFHCYLPDVRPGQLYGYRAHGPWDPARGKRFNAHKLLVDPYAKAIAGRVEWSDALFGYEVGHPEQDLARSETDSAPYLPKSVVVDAAFTWGDDRPPLTPWTRTVVYECHVKGMTARHPDVPEHLRGTYLGLASEPILDHLLDLGVTAVELLPVHHFVNEHRLHGLKLSNYWGYNSIGFFAPDPRYACSHLGGQVDEFKTMVKAFHRVGIEVLLDVVYNHTAEGNHLGPTLCFRGLDNEAYYRLVPGQERYHQDFTGCGNTLNLMHPRVLQLVLDSLRYWVSEMHVDGFRFDLAPALARENPDFSSYSRFFATIAQDPVLSRTKLIAEPWDLGPAGYRLGAFPPGWAEWNGRYRDVMRRFWRGDTGMVPEMASRLSGSSDIFQGSDRGPYASVNFVTCHDGFTLRDLVTYSHKHNEDNGEENRDGHDDNASHNWGAEGPSTNESVTRHRERVLKNFFATLAFSQGVPMISHGDELGRTQNGNNNAYCQDNEITWLDWELDARAKELLEFARRVFRIRASNPVFRRRKFFAGNPVTDTGVKDVQWLRPDGTELTNDDWADPKLRVLGMLIHGHASDELDERGRPNRGHTLLVWFNSAHRARTVHLPSLPDVGHWREIVNTAQPIEDVPRGSELSISPHAVVLLSYAPGRM from the coding sequence ATGCGCATTTGGCCTGGACTCCCGTACCCCCTCGGCGCGACGTGGGACGGCGAGGGCGTGAATTTCGCGGTCTTCTCTCACGGCGCGGAGCTGATGGAGCTATGCCTCTTCGACGCCCGCGGCCGCGAAACCCGAGTTTCGATGCAGGAACGCGACGCACGAGTGTTCCACTGCTACCTGCCCGATGTCCGTCCTGGGCAGCTCTACGGCTATCGCGCTCACGGGCCTTGGGACCCGGCGCGCGGCAAACGTTTCAATGCGCACAAGCTGCTGGTCGACCCCTACGCCAAAGCCATTGCTGGCAGGGTGGAGTGGAGCGACGCCCTCTTTGGCTACGAGGTCGGGCATCCCGAGCAAGACTTGGCGCGCTCCGAGACGGACAGCGCGCCCTACTTGCCGAAGAGCGTGGTCGTCGACGCGGCCTTCACCTGGGGCGACGACCGCCCACCACTCACACCCTGGACCCGCACGGTCGTCTACGAATGTCACGTCAAGGGCATGACTGCGCGACATCCGGATGTTCCAGAACACCTGCGCGGCACCTACCTGGGTCTGGCATCAGAGCCAATCCTGGATCACCTGCTCGACTTGGGTGTTACCGCCGTTGAACTCCTTCCGGTGCACCATTTCGTCAACGAGCACCGATTGCACGGCCTGAAGCTCTCCAACTACTGGGGCTACAACAGCATCGGCTTCTTCGCTCCGGACCCACGCTACGCCTGCTCTCACCTCGGCGGACAAGTCGACGAGTTCAAGACCATGGTGAAGGCGTTTCATCGCGTCGGCATCGAGGTACTGCTCGACGTGGTCTACAACCACACTGCCGAGGGCAACCACCTGGGCCCCACCCTCTGCTTCCGAGGCCTCGACAACGAGGCATACTACCGCCTGGTGCCAGGGCAGGAGCGCTATCACCAAGACTTCACGGGCTGCGGTAACACCCTCAACCTGATGCACCCGCGAGTGTTGCAACTCGTGTTGGACAGCCTGCGCTACTGGGTGAGCGAAATGCACGTGGACGGCTTTCGCTTCGACTTGGCACCCGCCTTGGCCCGCGAGAACCCCGACTTCTCGAGCTACTCGCGCTTCTTCGCCACCATCGCGCAAGATCCCGTCCTCAGTCGCACCAAGCTGATCGCGGAGCCGTGGGATCTAGGCCCCGCAGGCTATCGCCTGGGCGCGTTCCCACCTGGCTGGGCCGAGTGGAACGGGCGGTATCGCGACGTGATGCGACGCTTCTGGCGTGGCGACACCGGCATGGTGCCAGAGATGGCATCGCGCCTGAGCGGTTCCAGTGACATCTTCCAGGGCAGCGACCGCGGTCCCTACGCCAGCGTCAACTTCGTCACCTGTCACGACGGGTTCACCCTGCGAGATCTGGTCACCTACTCGCACAAGCACAACGAGGACAACGGCGAAGAGAACCGCGACGGGCATGACGACAACGCCAGCCACAACTGGGGCGCGGAGGGACCCAGCACGAACGAGAGCGTCACGCGTCATCGCGAGCGTGTGCTCAAGAACTTCTTTGCTACCCTGGCTTTCTCCCAGGGTGTGCCCATGATTTCTCACGGCGACGAATTGGGGCGCACGCAGAACGGCAACAACAACGCCTACTGCCAAGACAATGAGATCACCTGGCTCGACTGGGAGCTGGACGCGCGCGCCAAAGAGCTGCTCGAGTTCGCCCGTCGCGTGTTCCGGATTCGCGCCAGCAACCCCGTCTTTCGGCGTCGCAAGTTCTTCGCCGGCAATCCGGTGACGGACACGGGAGTCAAAGACGTGCAGTGGCTCCGACCCGACGGCACCGAACTCACCAACGATGACTGGGCGGATCCCAAGCTGCGAGTGCTGGGCATGCTCATCCACGGCCACGCATCCGACGAGCTCGACGAACGCGGGCGCCCGAACCGCGGGCACACCCTGCTGGTGTGGTTCAACTCGGCCCACCGGGCGCGCACGGTCCACCTTCCTTCATTGCCCGACGTGGGCCACTGGCGCGAAATCGTCAACACCGCTCAGCCGATCGAAGACGTGCCGCGCGGGAGCGAGCTGTCCATTTCACCTCACGCGGTCGTGCTGCTGTCCTACGCACCCGGACGGATGTAG
- a CDS encoding YkgJ family cysteine cluster protein: protein MSSTPLPTTTEDCRHCAACCRGAADGRILVSAEDLVRWRRAGQARLEATLMPGHFSMQGLPALEDGSCTHLGTSEHALDCSIYELRPESCRALEPGSQQCLDYRRTAGIGT, encoded by the coding sequence GTGAGCTCGACGCCGCTGCCCACCACCACGGAGGATTGTCGCCACTGCGCGGCCTGCTGTCGCGGAGCTGCCGACGGCAGGATTCTCGTCAGCGCCGAGGATCTGGTGCGCTGGCGCCGCGCCGGCCAAGCGCGGCTGGAAGCGACGCTCATGCCAGGTCATTTCAGCATGCAGGGGCTGCCCGCGCTGGAGGACGGTAGTTGCACTCATCTCGGCACCAGCGAGCACGCCCTCGATTGCAGCATCTACGAGCTGCGCCCGGAGTCGTGCCGTGCTCTCGAACCGGGCAGTCAGCAGTGTCTCGACTATCGACGCACGGCAGGGATCGGCACGTAG